One genomic segment of Spiroplasma endosymbiont of Poecilobothrus nobilitatus includes these proteins:
- a CDS encoding transposase, whose protein sequence is MIQISLLGQSSKMISHFIKTSPKTVWYNRQKIMKSKQLENTQLKFKTLNGKIQIDETFIKEIHKGNFKDKFDKRKIHLDSFSTNTKCCIKMAVDSNNNIYVKSTNTKLLQKQWIIENINKQLIKENSIIISDRQPLYLLVAKQTNSILLATKTSTNPDASYRKLNKISKLQSNLKESLIHYHGLGFTNIQNYLNLWKWKYQHKGLTPNQQSSVLYFNV, encoded by the coding sequence TTGATTCAAATTTCATTATTAGGCCAATCTAGTAAAATGATTTCCCACTTTATTAAAACATCACCGAAAACCGTTTGATATAATCGCCAAAAAATAATGAAATCAAAACAATTAGAAAACACCCAATTAAAATTTAAAACGTTAAATGGCAAAATTCAAATCGATGAAACATTTATTAAAGAAATCCACAAAGGTAATTTTAAAGATAAATTTGATAAAAGAAAAATTCATCTTGATTCATTTTCAACCAACACTAAATGTTGTATTAAAATGGCTGTTGATAGCAATAATAATATTTATGTTAAATCAACCAACACAAAACTATTACAAAAACAGTGAATTATTGAAAATATTAATAAACAATTAATCAAAGAAAATTCAATTATTATTTCTGACAGGCAACCATTATATTTATTAGTAGCAAAACAAACAAATTCTATTTTATTAGCAACTAAAACTAGTACAAATCCTGATGCTAGTTATCGGAAGTTAAATAAAATTAGTAAATTACAATCAAATCTTAAAGAATCCTTAATTCATTATCATGGCTTAGGTTTCACGAACATTCAAAATTATTTAAATCTCTGAAAATGAAAATACCAGCATAAAGGTTTAACACCAAACCAACAATCATCGGTATTATATTTTAACGTATAA